A genomic segment from uncultured Marinifilum sp. encodes:
- the cydB gene encoding cytochrome d ubiquinol oxidase subunit II, which yields MFENLSHLALQQYWWVIDSLLGSILVFLMFVQGGQTLIYIIGKSKTERTMVVNALGRKWEFTFTTLVTFGGAMFASFPLFYSTSFGGAYWVWMAILFCFIIQAVAYEFRSKPNNVWGAKTFEAFLFINGLLGTILIGTAVGTFFNGAEFTVNEMNQSRWANPYGGLEAVLNIHNVALGLTVFFLARVLGSMYFMNSIEDDNIFNRSKKQLLVSGIPFLVFFLFFAIRLLVMDGFAVDSKTGVVSMESFKYLHNLMAMPVVAILFVVGVAGVLYGLIKSYLAQKHTTGIWCAGGGTILVVFSLFLLAGFNNTAFYPSVADLQSSLTIQNASSSHYTLTAMSYVSLMVPFVIAYIVWAWRAINNKKIDIEEIQAEDHLY from the coding sequence ATGTTTGAAAATTTATCGCATTTAGCATTACAACAATATTGGTGGGTGATAGACTCACTTTTAGGAAGTATTTTGGTGTTTTTGATGTTCGTACAAGGAGGACAAACGCTAATTTATATAATAGGAAAATCGAAAACTGAACGAACAATGGTTGTAAATGCTCTCGGCAGAAAATGGGAATTTACCTTTACAACACTAGTAACTTTTGGAGGAGCAATGTTTGCATCATTTCCTTTGTTTTATTCTACCTCGTTTGGAGGAGCATATTGGGTTTGGATGGCAATACTTTTTTGCTTTATAATTCAGGCTGTAGCTTATGAGTTTAGAAGTAAACCCAATAATGTTTGGGGTGCTAAAACATTCGAGGCTTTTTTATTCATTAACGGATTATTAGGGACAATTTTAATTGGAACCGCTGTAGGTACATTTTTTAATGGAGCCGAATTTACTGTGAATGAAATGAATCAGTCAAGATGGGCAAATCCTTATGGAGGCTTGGAGGCTGTATTAAATATTCATAACGTGGCTTTAGGATTAACAGTTTTCTTTTTAGCTAGAGTACTTGGTAGCATGTATTTTATGAATAGCATTGAAGATGATAATATTTTTAATCGCTCAAAAAAGCAATTGCTAGTATCGGGAATTCCATTTTTAGTGTTTTTCTTATTTTTTGCAATTCGTTTATTAGTAATGGATGGTTTTGCTGTTGATTCTAAAACGGGTGTTGTTTCGATGGAGTCGTTTAAATATTTACATAATCTAATGGCAATGCCAGTTGTGGCTATACTTTTTGTAGTAGGAGTTGCCGGAGTTTTGTATGGATTGATAAAATCGTATTTAGCACAGAAACATACCACAGGAATTTGGTGTGCTGGTGGTGGAACAATTTTAGTTGTTTTTAGTTTGTTTTTACTGGCAGGGTTTAACAATACAGCATTTTATCCTTCTGTTGCCGATCTGCAATCATCATTAACAATACAGAATGCTTCATCTTCGCATTATACACTAACTGCAATGTCATACGTTTCTTTAATGGTTCCGTTTGTTATTGCTTATATCGTGTGGGCCTGGAGAGCTATTAATAATAAAAAGATCGATATTGAGGAGATTCAGGCTGAAGATCATTTGTATTAA
- a CDS encoding chorismate mutase, with protein MSGLDNIKPIHNWFKKLDSHPIVISGPCSAESEEQLLATAHELKKVEQVKIFRAGVWKPRTRPNSFEGRGEDALQWLNRVKLETGLLTTVEVASPKHVEMCLRHNVDILWIGARTTSNPFSVQELASALQGMNIPVMVKNPINPDINLWIGALERIHKAGITKLAAIHRGFYPFEKTILRNIPKWEIPIELKSRFHNLPIICDPSHIAGARKYVKEMAQKAMDLNVDGLMIESHFNPGEALSDSEQQLTPANLDELLRGLVCRVYNIDHDEIDQLEKYRDQIDSIDTQLIQLLSQRMNIIEEIGEYKFENNMTILQLKQWEKVRERGVELGNSLGISEKFITQLLRMIHKEAILKQNEVMNRK; from the coding sequence ATGAGCGGATTGGATAATATTAAACCTATACATAACTGGTTTAAGAAGTTGGATTCTCACCCTATTGTGATAAGTGGTCCTTGTAGTGCTGAATCGGAAGAACAGCTACTGGCAACTGCGCACGAGCTGAAAAAGGTTGAACAGGTTAAAATATTTAGGGCAGGAGTGTGGAAGCCGCGTACTCGTCCGAATTCATTCGAAGGAAGAGGAGAGGATGCATTACAGTGGCTAAATAGGGTGAAATTAGAGACTGGGCTTTTAACAACAGTTGAAGTAGCTTCTCCCAAACATGTTGAAATGTGTCTGCGTCATAATGTTGATATTTTGTGGATTGGTGCCAGAACAACTTCGAATCCTTTTTCGGTGCAGGAGCTAGCAAGTGCTCTTCAGGGAATGAATATTCCTGTAATGGTAAAAAATCCTATTAATCCGGATATTAATCTTTGGATAGGTGCTCTGGAAAGAATTCATAAAGCTGGAATTACGAAACTGGCGGCGATACATCGAGGATTTTATCCTTTTGAGAAAACCATATTACGTAATATTCCCAAGTGGGAAATTCCTATAGAATTAAAATCTAGATTTCATAATTTGCCGATTATTTGCGATCCAAGTCATATCGCAGGTGCTCGGAAATACGTAAAAGAAATGGCCCAAAAAGCTATGGATTTAAATGTAGATGGATTAATGATTGAAAGTCATTTTAATCCGGGTGAGGCATTAAGTGATTCGGAACAGCAACTAACTCCAGCCAATTTAGATGAACTGCTAAGAGGCTTGGTTTGTCGTGTTTATAATATCGATCATGATGAAATTGATCAGCTGGAAAAATATAGAGACCAAATTGATTCTATCGATACACAATTGATACAGCTATTGTCGCAGCGAATGAATATTATCGAGGAAATAGGAGAATATAAGTTTGAAAATAACATGACGATTTTGCAGCTTAAACAATGGGAGAAAGTACGCGAACGTGGTGTTGAATTAGGAAATAGTTTGGGAATTAGTGAGAAATTTATAACTCAACTTTTAAGAATGATTCATAAGGAAGCTATTCTGAAACAAAATGAGGTGATGAATCGCAAGTAA
- a CDS encoding CDP-alcohol phosphatidyltransferase family protein encodes MSEAKGIIKHIPNTITCMNLFSGCTASLMAIEGHLVEASVLIIIAAVFDFFDGLAARALKAYSPMGKELDSLADMVSFGLTPGLIAFGYLKIAILGDVSINFNPSELNFSEITLLLSAFIIPIFSALRLAKFNVDTRQTSSFIGVPTPANAMFWASIPLVLHLGNYPVIENLVSKPIVLIITVAVTSLLLVIEVPMFALKVKSLKWGENKLRYSFLITLLVLAILFKWLVIPMILLVYILFSLIDNYLMSK; translated from the coding sequence ATGTCTGAAGCAAAAGGAATAATAAAACACATTCCAAATACAATTACCTGTATGAATTTATTTTCAGGTTGCACAGCTAGTTTAATGGCTATCGAAGGTCATTTAGTTGAAGCATCTGTATTAATAATTATAGCTGCAGTTTTCGATTTTTTTGATGGCCTTGCTGCTAGAGCTCTTAAAGCATATTCGCCAATGGGTAAAGAGTTAGACTCTCTTGCTGATATGGTAAGTTTTGGCTTAACTCCTGGCTTAATCGCTTTTGGATATCTTAAAATTGCTATTTTGGGGGATGTTTCTATAAATTTTAATCCATCGGAATTAAATTTTTCGGAAATAACTTTGCTATTATCTGCATTTATAATTCCAATATTTTCGGCTTTACGCTTGGCAAAATTTAATGTCGATACTCGACAAACCTCATCTTTTATAGGAGTACCTACACCTGCCAATGCTATGTTTTGGGCTTCGATTCCTTTGGTTCTGCATTTGGGCAATTATCCGGTAATCGAAAATCTGGTATCTAAACCAATAGTATTAATTATTACAGTAGCAGTTACATCACTTTTATTAGTTATTGAAGTACCAATGTTCGCCTTAAAAGTAAAGAGCTTAAAATGGGGAGAAAATAAGCTTAGATATTCATTCTTAATTACTCTTCTTGTTCTTGCAATACTTTTCAAGTGGTTGGTTATTCCGATGATATTATTGGTTTATATTTTATTTTCATTGATAGATAATTATCTAATGAGCAAATAA
- a CDS encoding PorV/PorQ family protein, whose amino-acid sequence MRLLLSLLILFCLYDFSYGQSSAPTYSNEFLSIGVGARSFAMGNSVIASQNGVEAAYWNPSSLVDMENKYDASFMHAEYFGGLSAYDYLGFAINLNKESTLALSLIRYGVDDIPNTLELIDSDGNLRYDRITTFTSADYAFLISYARETGIKGLNIGGNVKIIYRHTGDFANAYGFGIDISASYKKSNWKFAAVLRDASSTFNSWVFNTDDLEEVFALTGNDIPENSTELTLPRLILGVSKDFKISNNFGILAEFDADLTFDGKRNVLVKGDPVSIDPHAGIEASFKKFIFLRAGVNNFQEETDFDNTSEWTFQPNLGLGIHYKGFRLDYALTDIGDQSIVRYSNVFSLSYSFN is encoded by the coding sequence ATGCGACTTTTACTAAGCCTGTTAATTCTTTTTTGTTTATATGATTTTTCTTATGGACAAAGCTCTGCTCCAACCTATAGTAACGAATTTCTCTCTATTGGTGTAGGAGCTCGTTCTTTTGCTATGGGAAATTCTGTTATTGCTTCTCAAAATGGAGTTGAGGCTGCTTATTGGAATCCATCATCTCTTGTCGATATGGAAAATAAATATGATGCTTCGTTTATGCATGCCGAATATTTTGGTGGCTTATCGGCTTACGATTACCTGGGGTTTGCAATAAACTTGAATAAGGAGAGCACTTTGGCTTTAAGTTTAATACGATATGGTGTTGATGATATTCCCAATACCCTGGAGTTAATCGATAGCGACGGAAATTTAAGGTACGATAGAATTACAACTTTTACTTCGGCAGATTATGCATTTTTGATTTCGTATGCTCGCGAAACAGGAATAAAAGGATTAAATATAGGAGGAAATGTAAAGATAATTTATCGCCATACAGGTGATTTTGCAAATGCTTATGGATTTGGTATCGATATATCGGCAAGTTATAAAAAATCGAATTGGAAGTTTGCAGCCGTATTGCGCGATGCATCCAGTACTTTTAATTCTTGGGTGTTTAATACCGACGATTTGGAAGAGGTGTTTGCACTTACGGGTAACGATATACCCGAAAATTCAACCGAACTTACGCTTCCGCGATTAATTTTAGGAGTTAGTAAAGATTTTAAAATATCAAATAATTTTGGCATTCTTGCTGAATTTGATGCTGATCTTACATTTGATGGTAAACGAAACGTACTGGTGAAGGGCGATCCTGTTAGCATAGATCCGCATGCAGGTATCGAAGCTTCGTTTAAGAAATTTATTTTCCTGCGTGCAGGTGTAAATAATTTTCAGGAAGAAACCGATTTCGACAACACCAGCGAATGGACATTTCAGCCAAATCTTGGTTTGGGAATTCACTACAAAGGCTTTCGCTTAGATTATGCTTTAACGGATATTGGTGATCAATCCATTGTCCGATACTCCAATGTGTTTTCTTTGTCTTATTCCTTTAATTAA
- a CDS encoding DNA alkylation repair protein, translating to MEFFIDNKATEALFEEIFKKISILRNGETHHEMKKFGLNYQKSLGVTVVNLRELASKYEQNHLLAHKLWVKEFRETRIVATLLEEPEKVENVQLERWFRDMESNELYEQISMNLLINLPNIHQHIQDWLQSKNYKKVVCAVLVLGRMALLKRKEDIIGLVNFVELIPENIDETYLKNQVKRSLGKIVRLNKELADKISFRVKQLKNKDENWQDVWDDLQYELEL from the coding sequence ATGGAATTTTTTATTGACAATAAGGCTACAGAAGCATTATTTGAGGAAATATTTAAAAAAATATCAATTTTAAGGAATGGTGAAACTCATCATGAGATGAAAAAATTTGGATTGAATTACCAAAAATCTCTAGGTGTTACTGTGGTTAATTTACGAGAATTGGCATCTAAATATGAGCAAAATCATTTGTTGGCACATAAATTATGGGTGAAAGAATTTCGCGAAACCAGAATTGTGGCTACATTACTCGAAGAGCCCGAGAAAGTAGAGAACGTGCAATTAGAAAGATGGTTTCGAGATATGGAATCTAATGAATTGTACGAACAAATAAGTATGAATTTACTAATTAACTTACCTAACATACATCAACATATACAAGATTGGTTGCAATCAAAAAATTATAAAAAAGTAGTTTGTGCGGTTTTGGTTTTGGGGCGAATGGCTTTACTTAAAAGAAAAGAAGATATTATTGGGTTAGTAAATTTTGTAGAATTAATTCCTGAAAATATAGACGAAACTTATCTTAAAAATCAAGTTAAAAGAAGTTTAGGTAAAATAGTTCGATTAAATAAAGAACTTGCCGATAAAATTAGTTTTCGTGTGAAGCAACTAAAAAATAAGGATGAAAACTGGCAGGATGTATGGGATGATTTGCAATATGAATTAGAATTGTAA
- a CDS encoding Bax inhibitor-1/YccA family protein — translation MALTKSSNPVLSEKLFYNSRLQSHSETMTVTGTVNKIALLLFFVVAAASFTWGMVLDTAGNGQITSSVYPWMIGGVIGGLILALVTVFKPAWSPYTAPFYALFEGLFLGGISALMNASYPGIVMQAVGLTFGTLFAMLFAYKTGLIKVTQKLRAGIVAATGGIMIFYFITWIMNMFGIGNGFYYGSSLLSIGISLFVVVIAALNLVLDFDFIEKGAQAGAPKYMEWYGAFGLMVTLIWLYIELLRLLSKIANRN, via the coding sequence ATGGCATTAACAAAGAGTTCGAACCCAGTATTGAGCGAAAAATTATTCTATAATTCTCGATTACAATCGCATAGCGAAACAATGACCGTAACTGGAACGGTTAATAAAATTGCACTTCTGTTATTTTTTGTTGTAGCAGCAGCAAGTTTTACGTGGGGAATGGTTTTAGATACAGCAGGAAATGGACAAATAACATCGTCGGTTTATCCATGGATGATTGGTGGAGTTATTGGTGGTTTAATCTTGGCTCTTGTTACCGTTTTTAAACCTGCATGGTCTCCTTACACAGCACCATTTTATGCTTTGTTCGAAGGGCTTTTTCTTGGCGGAATTTCTGCACTTATGAATGCTTCTTATCCGGGAATTGTAATGCAGGCAGTTGGTCTAACATTTGGAACTCTTTTTGCAATGCTTTTTGCTTATAAAACAGGATTAATAAAAGTAACTCAAAAATTAAGAGCTGGTATTGTTGCAGCAACAGGTGGTATCATGATATTTTATTTCATTACCTGGATTATGAATATGTTCGGTATTGGAAACGGTTTTTATTATGGATCAAGTTTGTTAAGTATTGGTATTAGCCTTTTTGTTGTAGTTATTGCCGCATTAAATTTAGTGTTAGATTTCGATTTTATAGAGAAAGGAGCACAGGCAGGAGCTCCAAAGTATATGGAGTGGTATGGTGCTTTTGGTTTAATGGTAACTTTAATTTGGTTATATATTGAGTTACTAAGACTACTTTCAAAAATTGCCAATCGCAATTAA
- a CDS encoding GNAT family N-acetyltransferase codes for MNIVEVLNNRQRKEFLDIVEVIYKDDSNYARPLDVEIEGIFDPKNNSFFNHGEATRWILQDDKGKTIGRIGAFINEKKARSFDQPTGGCGFFECVNNKEAAFLLFNTAKNWLAERGMEAMDGPVNFGENDNHWGLLVDGFISQAYGMPYHRKYYQEFFESYGFKVFFEQYSYHLDLRKKFPERFWKIAEWVAKKPGFTFEHFTYKNQEKYIQDLISIYNDAWKFHDNFSPIDPEDIKKIAKDGKGVIEEKFIWFAYFDGKPIAFFVAMPDVNQILNKLNGNFNLWNKLKFLYYLKTKTITRGRISIMGVVPKYQRSGIESAIFWHMDKVMKQKPQYSEMELSWVGDFNPKMISIYESVGGVRMKTHYTYRYLFDPNIPFKRTPIIPLENRGDKARKKNVKERVE; via the coding sequence GTGAATATAGTTGAGGTCTTAAATAATAGGCAACGAAAAGAATTTTTAGACATAGTCGAAGTCATTTATAAAGATGATTCGAATTATGCACGTCCGCTTGATGTTGAAATTGAAGGGATTTTTGATCCTAAAAACAATTCATTTTTTAATCATGGAGAAGCCACTCGTTGGATTTTACAAGATGATAAAGGAAAAACAATCGGTCGTATTGGAGCATTTATAAACGAGAAAAAAGCTCGCTCTTTCGATCAGCCAACAGGAGGATGTGGTTTTTTCGAATGTGTCAATAATAAAGAAGCAGCTTTCTTACTTTTTAATACCGCCAAAAACTGGTTAGCCGAAAGAGGTATGGAGGCAATGGATGGCCCTGTTAACTTTGGAGAGAATGATAACCATTGGGGATTATTGGTTGACGGATTTATATCGCAAGCTTACGGAATGCCATATCATCGGAAATACTATCAGGAATTCTTCGAATCTTATGGTTTTAAGGTATTTTTCGAACAGTATAGCTATCATCTCGATTTAAGGAAAAAATTTCCCGAGAGATTTTGGAAAATTGCAGAATGGGTTGCTAAAAAACCTGGTTTTACTTTCGAACATTTCACCTATAAAAATCAGGAAAAATATATTCAGGACTTAATTTCTATTTATAACGATGCTTGGAAATTTCATGATAATTTTTCTCCTATTGATCCGGAAGATATAAAAAAGATTGCCAAAGATGGAAAAGGAGTAATAGAAGAAAAATTTATCTGGTTTGCTTATTTTGATGGGAAACCAATTGCTTTTTTTGTGGCAATGCCCGACGTTAATCAAATATTAAATAAATTGAACGGGAATTTTAATTTGTGGAACAAACTAAAATTCTTGTATTACTTAAAGACAAAAACCATTACTAGAGGTAGAATTTCAATAATGGGAGTTGTGCCTAAGTACCAACGATCGGGAATTGAGTCGGCAATATTTTGGCACATGGATAAAGTTATGAAGCAAAAGCCTCAATATAGCGAAATGGAATTATCCTGGGTTGGCGATTTTAATCCCAAAATGATTTCAATTTACGAATCGGTTGGAGGTGTACGAATGAAGACACATTACACCTACAGATATCTTTTTGATCCAAATATACCTTTTAAAAGAACACCTATTATCCCTCTGGAAAACAGGGGAGATAAGGCAAGAAAGAAAAATGTAAAGGAAAGAGTAGAATAA
- a CDS encoding type B 50S ribosomal protein L31: MKKGIHPENYRLVAFKDMSNENVFIAKSTANTKETIEFEGVEYPLIKLEISNTSHPFYTGKMTLVDTAGRVDKFMNRYKKFKK, encoded by the coding sequence ATGAAAAAGGGAATACATCCGGAAAACTATCGTCTTGTTGCATTCAAAGACATGTCAAACGAAAATGTTTTTATTGCAAAATCGACAGCAAACACTAAAGAAACTATCGAATTCGAAGGTGTTGAGTACCCATTAATCAAGTTAGAGATCTCTAATACTTCTCACCCTTTCTATACAGGTAAGATGACATTAGTAGATACTGCTGGACGTGTGGACAAGTTCATGAACAGATACAAGAAATTCAAAAAGTAA
- a CDS encoding GlmU family protein, producing MNYILFDDGAWNEMLPITFTRPVAEIRVGILTIREKWERYLNSQLSFLTQEYLSKKFPIQLKEENVLVNGSVLPNEELCMAIQKLKLNEYLVSDKIIIAARFNSQEVNLVLEEEILGKKAIEYTSDIVRVDKPYQVFGLNDQAIRDDFELLTEGRESQPISNSVNVLGKENIFLEEGAKVEFATLNAQKGPIYIGKNAEIMEGVLVRGPLAMCEHSAINMGAKIYGATTLGPYCKCGGELNNVVMIAYSNKAHDGFLGNALIGEWCNIGADTNNSNLKNNYSQVKLWSYTNGSFARTGLQFCGTIMGDHSKCGINTMLNTGTVIGVSANVYGAGFPRNFIPSFSMGGNHGFKEYRLKAAYEVADLVMKRRALEFNQVEKDILAEVFEMTKVYRKSF from the coding sequence ATGAATTATATTCTTTTTGATGATGGAGCATGGAATGAAATGCTTCCTATAACTTTTACTCGTCCTGTTGCAGAAATTCGAGTTGGAATTTTAACTATTCGAGAAAAATGGGAACGATATTTAAATTCTCAACTTAGTTTTTTAACACAGGAATATTTATCCAAAAAATTTCCAATTCAATTGAAAGAGGAAAATGTTTTGGTAAATGGTTCGGTTTTGCCAAATGAAGAGTTATGCATGGCAATTCAAAAGCTAAAGCTTAACGAATATTTAGTATCTGATAAAATTATAATAGCTGCACGTTTTAATTCGCAAGAAGTAAATTTAGTCTTGGAAGAAGAAATTTTAGGTAAAAAAGCCATAGAATATACTTCTGATATTGTTCGAGTAGATAAGCCATATCAGGTTTTTGGATTGAATGATCAGGCTATTAGAGACGATTTTGAGCTGCTAACAGAAGGAAGAGAATCTCAACCAATAAGCAATAGTGTTAATGTTCTCGGAAAAGAGAATATTTTTTTGGAAGAAGGAGCAAAAGTTGAGTTTGCAACATTAAATGCACAAAAAGGACCGATTTATATTGGCAAAAATGCCGAAATAATGGAGGGAGTTTTGGTAAGAGGCCCACTGGCAATGTGTGAACATTCGGCAATTAATATGGGAGCGAAAATTTACGGAGCAACAACTTTAGGCCCTTATTGTAAATGTGGTGGAGAACTTAATAATGTTGTAATGATAGCTTATTCGAATAAAGCTCATGACGGATTTTTAGGAAATGCATTAATAGGCGAATGGTGTAATATTGGTGCCGATACAAATAATTCTAATTTAAAAAACAATTACTCTCAGGTAAAATTGTGGAGTTATACTAACGGAAGCTTTGCACGAACCGGCCTTCAGTTTTGTGGTACAATAATGGGAGATCACTCAAAGTGTGGTATTAATACCATGCTAAATACAGGAACTGTAATAGGAGTTAGTGCTAATGTTTATGGAGCAGGTTTTCCTAGAAATTTTATTCCCTCTTTTTCGATGGGTGGTAATCACGGATTTAAAGAGTATAGATTGAAAGCAGCCTATGAGGTTGCCGATTTGGTGATGAAAAGAAGAGCTTTAGAATTTAACCAAGTAGAAAAAGATATTTTAGCTGAAGTTTTTGAAATGACAAAAGTTTATAGAAAATCATTCTAA
- the lon gene encoding endopeptidase La, protein MSDKIEFNISDLALSNMMDEDSDFIPIITDEDESALDELQVPETLPILPLRNTVLFPGVVIPISVGREKSLKLVREVYKNKGMLGAASQIDLSVEEPHFDDINKIGTVAQIIKILEMPDGSTTVILQGKKRFELEEIVSEDPFHVGRIKTLKDNRPKVEDNEFKALVSSVKDMAIKVIKLSPHIPNEASFAIKNIEGSSFLINFISSNSEIKYNHKQKLLTFSDIRDRALKLLELLVREIQVLELKDDIQSKVKTDMDQQQREYLLHQQMKTIQDELGGSPNDQDVVDLEEKAKEKKWNDEVSEIFKKELKKLQRLNPAAAEYSVQLNYLQELLDLPWNEFTEDNFDLKNAQEVLDKDHFGLEKVKDRIIEHLAVLKLKGDLKSPILCLYGPPGVGKTSLGKSIAGALNRKYVRMSLGGLHDESEIRGHRKTYIGAMPGRIVQGMKKAGSSNPVFILDEIDKVGNDFRGDPSSALLEVLDPEQNSSFHDNFLEVDYDLSKVMFVATANNVGSISAPLRDRMEMIDVSGYIQEEKIEIAKRHLLPKQMENHGITAKNVKVSKEVIAEVIDKYTRESGVRALDQRIAKIMRRVARKVAMEEEYDTKLKVEDLKEYLGSEMFNRDKYQGNKYAGVVTGLAWTSVGGEILFIESSLSAGKGKLTLTGNLGDVMKESALLAQEYLRAHCDKLNIKKDAFDEWNLHVHVPEGAIPKDGPSAGVTMVTAMASIFTQRKVKKNLAMTGEITLRGKVLPVGGIKEKILAAKRAGIKEIILCNQNKKDIEEIKDIYLKGLKFHFVDEIMEVLDIALTKQKVDSPLKI, encoded by the coding sequence ATGAGTGATAAAATAGAATTCAATATTAGTGATTTAGCTTTGTCAAATATGATGGATGAAGATTCAGATTTTATTCCAATAATAACAGATGAGGATGAGAGTGCTTTGGACGAATTACAAGTTCCGGAGACTTTGCCAATTTTGCCACTTCGAAATACAGTATTATTTCCAGGTGTAGTTATTCCAATTTCGGTAGGAAGAGAGAAATCTCTGAAACTGGTTCGTGAAGTATACAAAAACAAAGGAATGCTTGGAGCAGCTTCACAAATAGATTTAAGTGTTGAGGAACCGCATTTCGATGATATTAATAAAATTGGTACGGTAGCACAGATTATTAAAATTCTGGAAATGCCCGATGGATCCACAACCGTTATTCTACAGGGTAAAAAACGTTTTGAACTTGAAGAGATAGTTAGTGAAGATCCATTTCATGTTGGACGAATTAAAACATTAAAAGATAATCGACCTAAAGTAGAAGATAATGAGTTTAAAGCATTGGTTTCTTCTGTTAAGGATATGGCTATTAAAGTAATAAAGCTTTCTCCGCATATTCCTAATGAAGCATCTTTTGCCATTAAAAATATCGAAGGATCTTCCTTTCTTATAAACTTTATATCCAGTAATTCGGAAATTAAATATAACCATAAACAAAAGCTATTAACTTTTAGCGATATTAGAGATCGTGCTCTTAAATTGCTTGAATTATTGGTGCGCGAGATTCAGGTTTTAGAATTAAAAGACGATATTCAGTCGAAAGTAAAAACCGATATGGATCAGCAACAAAGAGAATATTTGTTGCACCAGCAAATGAAAACAATTCAGGATGAGCTGGGTGGAAGTCCTAACGATCAGGATGTAGTTGATCTAGAAGAGAAGGCTAAGGAAAAAAAATGGAACGATGAGGTAAGTGAGATATTTAAGAAAGAGCTTAAAAAACTTCAACGCCTTAATCCTGCAGCAGCAGAATATTCTGTTCAGTTAAATTATTTGCAGGAGTTGTTGGATTTGCCATGGAACGAGTTTACCGAAGATAATTTTGATCTTAAAAATGCACAGGAAGTTTTAGATAAAGATCACTTTGGTCTTGAGAAAGTAAAAGATCGTATTATTGAGCATTTGGCTGTACTAAAACTTAAAGGTGATTTAAAATCTCCAATTTTATGCCTGTATGGACCTCCGGGGGTTGGAAAAACTTCATTGGGAAAATCTATTGCAGGAGCATTAAATCGTAAGTATGTCAGAATGTCCTTAGGTGGCTTACATGATGAGTCAGAAATTCGCGGACACAGAAAAACTTATATTGGAGCAATGCCAGGTCGAATTGTTCAAGGAATGAAAAAAGCTGGTTCTTCAAATCCTGTGTTTATTCTCGATGAGATCGATAAGGTAGGTAACGATTTTAGAGGTGATCCATCATCAGCACTACTTGAAGTATTAGATCCAGAACAAAATAGTTCTTTCCACGATAATTTTCTTGAAGTAGATTACGATTTGTCGAAAGTAATGTTTGTAGCCACAGCTAATAATGTGGGATCAATTTCGGCTCCTCTTCGCGATCGTATGGAAATGATTGATGTGAGTGGATACATTCAGGAAGAAAAAATAGAGATTGCCAAGCGCCATTTGTTACCAAAACAAATGGAAAATCATGGTATTACTGCTAAGAATGTAAAGGTATCGAAAGAAGTAATTGCTGAGGTAATTGATAAATATACCAGAGAATCTGGCGTTAGGGCATTAGATCAGCGTATTGCTAAAATTATGCGTAGAGTTGCCCGTAAAGTTGCGATGGAGGAAGAATACGATACTAAACTTAAAGTTGAGGATTTAAAGGAGTATTTGGGATCTGAAATGTTTAATCGCGATAAATATCAGGGAAACAAATACGCTGGAGTTGTTACCGGTTTAGCTTGGACTTCGGTTGGTGGTGAAATTTTATTTATTGAATCGAGTTTATCGGCAGGAAAAGGGAAATTAACCTTAACTGGTAATTTGGGTGATGTAATGAAGGAATCGGCATTGCTGGCGCAGGAATACTTGCGAGCACATTGCGATAAATTAAATATTAAGAAAGACGCTTTCGATGAGTGGAATCTTCATGTGCATGTTCCTGAAGGAGCAATTCCTAAAGATGGACCATCGGCAGGAGTTACTATGGTAACAGCAATGGCTTCGATATTTACCCAGCGAAAGGTTAAGAAAAATCTGGCTATGACCGGAGAAATTACCTTGCGTGGAAAAGTATTGCCTGTTGGAGGAATAAAAGAAAAGATTCTTGCAGCTAAGCGTGCAGGTATCAAAGAAATTATTCTTTGTAATCAGAACAAAAAAGATATCGAAGAAATTAAAGACATTTATTTGAAAGGATTAAAATTCCATTTTGTAGATGAAATTATGGAAGTTTTGGATATTGCTTTAACGAAACAAAAGGTAGATTCTCCATTAAAAATATAA